In the Alteromonas sp. M12 genome, one interval contains:
- a CDS encoding S1/P1 nuclease, whose amino-acid sequence MSYTAFLRKHSKWALLGICLFQNSQAFAWGQTGHRVTANIAEQYLSADAKAKIAAIYPTKSLAEISTLADEMRSDPSEFWQKTSSPWHYVSVPEGSDYSAAKHAPSQGDAYTALLSFSATLKNPEATLQDKQLALHFIVHIIGDLHQPLHAGDGTDRGGNDVKLEFFWENSNLHRVWDSGIIDRQQLSFTEWTNWLTQKISPEMAKQWQTTDPRVWIKESIQLRNNIYPQEEKLSWSYQYQHLPEVKQRLQMGGVRIAAYLNSIL is encoded by the coding sequence ATGTCATATACCGCTTTTTTGCGTAAACATTCAAAATGGGCGCTGCTTGGAATCTGTTTATTTCAGAACAGCCAAGCCTTTGCGTGGGGGCAAACTGGTCATCGCGTCACCGCGAATATTGCGGAGCAGTATTTAAGCGCAGATGCGAAAGCAAAAATTGCAGCTATTTACCCAACCAAATCCTTAGCTGAAATATCGACCCTTGCAGATGAAATGCGCTCTGACCCTTCGGAGTTCTGGCAGAAAACTTCATCTCCTTGGCATTATGTTAGCGTCCCCGAAGGCAGCGATTATAGTGCCGCTAAACATGCCCCGTCACAAGGTGATGCTTACACGGCTTTGCTGTCATTTAGTGCGACCCTGAAAAACCCAGAAGCAACTTTGCAAGACAAACAATTAGCGCTGCATTTTATTGTCCATATTATCGGAGATTTGCATCAGCCATTACACGCTGGTGATGGCACAGACCGCGGTGGAAACGATGTCAAACTCGAGTTTTTTTGGGAAAACTCAAACCTGCACCGAGTTTGGGATAGCGGCATTATTGATAGACAACAATTGTCTTTCACAGAATGGACAAACTGGTTAACTCAAAAAATCTCACCCGAGATGGCTAAACAATGGCAAACCACTGATCCCAGAGTGTGGATCAAAGAAAGCATTCAATTGCGCAATAACATATACCCACAGGAAGAAAAATTAAGTTGGAGCTATCAATACCAACACCTACCTGAAGTTAAGCAAAGGTTGCAGATGGGTGGAGTGCGAATTGCTGCCTACTTGAATTCAATCTTGTAA
- the ppa gene encoding inorganic diphosphatase, translating to MSLNAVPAGKNLPDEVNVIIEIPAHADPVKYEVDKDTGAIFVDRFMATCMHYPTNYGYVPQTLSLDGDPVDVLVMTPFPLLAGSVIKCRPVGVLKMTDESGEDAKVLAVPIDKLSTIYREVKEIDQVPELTKQQIEHFFAHYKDLEPNKWVKIEGWGNCEDAKAEIVDSVKRYQTEEKA from the coding sequence ATGAGCTTAAATGCTGTTCCAGCAGGTAAAAACTTGCCAGATGAAGTAAATGTCATCATCGAAATCCCAGCCCACGCTGACCCAGTAAAATATGAAGTAGATAAAGACACTGGCGCCATCTTTGTTGACCGCTTCATGGCAACTTGTATGCATTATCCAACTAACTATGGTTACGTGCCACAGACGCTTTCTCTTGATGGCGACCCTGTTGACGTTTTGGTGATGACACCGTTTCCTTTATTGGCTGGCTCAGTCATCAAGTGTAGACCTGTAGGTGTTTTGAAGATGACTGATGAGTCAGGTGAAGATGCTAAAGTATTGGCTGTGCCAATTGATAAGCTTTCTACCATCTATCGTGAAGTAAAAGAAATCGATCAGGTGCCTGAATTGACTAAGCAACAAATTGAGCATTTCTTTGCCCATTATAAAGATTTAGAACCTAACAAATGGGTGAAAATCGAAGGATGGGGAAATTGTGAAGATGCTAAAGCTGAAATCGTTGATAGCGTAAAACGCTACCAAACTGAAGAAAAAGCTTAG
- a CDS encoding MJ1255/VC2487 family glycosyltransferase, translated as MKILYGVQGTGNGHIARARIMAKAFAKRDDIEVDFIFSGRDPSRYFDMEVFGNYRTVTGLTFITENGEVNRWETLKQANIRQFIRDVKQLNVAKYHVLLNDFEPVTAWAAKMKDLSSISISHQAAFKHKVPKQGEAWTDRMLMRTFAPCDVNLGVHWYHFGFPIMPPFIEESYSKATKGEHVLVYLPFENVEAIKALLEKFPNEKFVCYHPDIDGPFATVNSQWRPLSKQTFQQALFECAGVIANGGFELSSECLQLGKKILVKPLKNQYEQTSNRVTLERMNRCDSMDSLDPNIVSKWLSKDSPEPITYPNSPDILINWLLEGDYMDTKRLCEQLWKITRFPESVRMSLANGA; from the coding sequence ATGAAAATATTGTATGGCGTGCAAGGCACGGGTAATGGTCACATTGCTCGGGCGCGAATCATGGCGAAAGCTTTTGCCAAACGAGATGATATTGAAGTTGACTTCATATTTAGTGGTCGCGATCCCTCCCGTTACTTCGACATGGAAGTGTTTGGCAATTATCGCACTGTGACAGGATTAACGTTCATTACCGAAAATGGCGAGGTAAATCGCTGGGAAACGCTAAAACAAGCCAATATCAGACAATTTATACGGGATGTAAAACAACTCAATGTGGCCAAATACCATGTATTACTGAATGACTTCGAGCCAGTAACAGCTTGGGCCGCCAAAATGAAAGACCTATCGTCTATATCAATTAGTCACCAAGCAGCATTTAAACATAAAGTGCCTAAACAAGGTGAAGCTTGGACCGACAGAATGCTGATGCGCACGTTCGCTCCCTGCGATGTCAATTTGGGAGTCCATTGGTATCATTTTGGCTTCCCTATTATGCCTCCATTCATCGAAGAATCTTACAGCAAGGCAACCAAAGGCGAACATGTGCTGGTCTATTTGCCGTTTGAAAATGTAGAGGCCATCAAAGCGTTACTAGAAAAGTTTCCTAACGAAAAATTTGTTTGTTACCACCCAGATATAGACGGCCCTTTTGCAACTGTAAACAGCCAATGGCGACCACTTTCTAAACAAACCTTCCAACAAGCTTTATTTGAATGTGCGGGAGTCATTGCAAATGGAGGTTTTGAGCTGTCTAGCGAATGTTTGCAATTAGGCAAAAAAATTCTGGTAAAGCCGCTGAAAAATCAATACGAACAAACATCCAACCGCGTCACACTAGAGCGCATGAACCGGTGTGACAGTATGGATAGTTTAGACCCAAACATCGTTTCAAAGTGGCTAAGTAAAGACTCACCGGAACCAATTACCTACCCAAATTCCCCAGACATACTAATCAACTGGCTACTGGAGGGGGATTACATGGATACCAAAAGACTGTGTGAGCAACTTTGGAAAATCACCCGTTTCCCAGAGTCAGTGCGCATGTCTTTAGCCAATGGCGCCTAA
- a CDS encoding DUF3299 domain-containing protein, whose product MRALLLTLLFITTSAYSEPTEVFWEDLVPANYVAPPVDIDHALTTGQQNLSAPVVTKFNNMEVKIPGFVVPLEGDQDNITEFLLVPFFGACIHVPPPPPNQIVYVKIPEGVPAMALTDVVWVVGTLTTEGWSGEIATVGYTLKGQSVLPYDG is encoded by the coding sequence ATGCGAGCTCTATTACTTACTCTGCTTTTTATAACAACCTCTGCTTATAGCGAACCCACAGAAGTGTTTTGGGAAGATTTAGTGCCTGCCAATTATGTCGCACCGCCTGTAGACATTGATCACGCTTTGACTACCGGTCAGCAAAATCTATCTGCGCCTGTGGTGACCAAATTCAACAATATGGAAGTGAAAATACCCGGATTTGTCGTTCCTCTTGAAGGTGATCAAGACAATATTACTGAGTTTTTATTGGTTCCTTTTTTTGGTGCTTGTATCCATGTACCGCCGCCACCACCTAATCAAATTGTTTACGTGAAAATTCCAGAGGGCGTGCCAGCGATGGCATTAACTGATGTGGTTTGGGTAGTCGGCACCTTAACAACAGAAGGTTGGAGTGGCGAGATTGCAACAGTAGGGTATACCTTGAAGGGACAATCGGTATTACCTTACGACGGCTAA
- a CDS encoding flavin prenyltransferase UbiX codes for MKFEKRITLAFTGASGAPYGLRLLETLVAANYQVYLLISSAARVVLATEEDLKVPANPKTCSEFFTNRFDAKPEQITVFGKDEWFSPVASGSAAPKQMVVCPCSTGSLSAISTGKSDNLIERAADVVIKERGQLIVVPREMPLSTIHLEHMLKLSQMGVTIMPAAPGFYHQPKRIEDLVDFVVARILDHLDIDQQLMPRWGYQK; via the coding sequence ATGAAATTTGAAAAACGAATTACATTAGCATTCACCGGGGCATCTGGCGCACCTTACGGTTTGAGGTTACTGGAAACCTTAGTTGCAGCTAACTATCAAGTTTATTTACTCATATCTTCTGCCGCTAGAGTCGTTTTAGCGACCGAAGAAGACTTGAAAGTACCCGCCAATCCGAAAACCTGTAGTGAGTTTTTTACTAACCGTTTTGATGCTAAACCGGAACAAATAACCGTGTTTGGAAAAGACGAGTGGTTTTCTCCAGTAGCCTCCGGCTCTGCCGCCCCTAAACAAATGGTCGTGTGCCCTTGTTCAACTGGCTCACTGAGCGCTATTTCCACCGGTAAAAGTGACAACCTAATCGAACGCGCAGCAGATGTTGTGATAAAAGAAAGAGGACAATTAATTGTAGTTCCTCGGGAAATGCCACTATCCACCATTCACCTTGAACATATGCTCAAATTGTCGCAGATGGGCGTGACCATAATGCCTGCGGCGCCAGGGTTTTATCACCAACCTAAACGGATTGAAGATTTGGTCGACTTTGTGGTCGCACGGATCCTCGACCACTTAGATATTGACCAACAATTGATGCCTCGTTGGGGCTACCAAAAATAA
- the mpl gene encoding UDP-N-acetylmuramate:L-alanyl-gamma-D-glutamyl-meso-diaminopimelate ligase: MHIHILGICGTFMGGIAAIAKSMGHHVSGSDANVYPPMSTQLESLGIPLTQGFDPAQLNPEPDVVIIGNAMSRGNPCVEAVLNRNLNYISGPQWLSENVLKQRWVIAASGTHGKTSTASMIAWVLEYAGLQPGFLIGGVPENFGISARLGESPFFVIEADEYDSAFFDKRSKFVHYHPRTLVLNNLEFDHADIFENLAAIQKQFHHLIRILPGNGLALAPANDENIKQVLEQGCWTPVQYLGTDWQVANQTADGSEFDVLLQNKTIGRVNWSLIGQHNIHNGIMAIAAARHAGVKPELAIEALAQFVNAKRRMETRGVVNDITIYDDFAHHPTAIATTIDGLRNKVKEARIFAVLEPRSATMKMGVHHSTLANSWKNADQVLLFQPDNLDWSLQQLTAESAVPSRVYASVDDIIETLIHEVAPGDHILIMSNGGFGGIHSRLLEQLAQHEI, translated from the coding sequence ATGCATATTCATATTTTAGGGATTTGCGGCACCTTTATGGGTGGAATTGCCGCCATTGCCAAATCAATGGGACATCACGTAAGTGGTTCCGATGCCAATGTTTATCCGCCAATGAGCACTCAGCTAGAATCTTTAGGCATTCCACTGACCCAAGGGTTTGATCCAGCCCAGCTCAACCCAGAACCCGATGTGGTGATTATTGGTAATGCAATGTCGCGGGGAAATCCATGTGTAGAAGCGGTGTTAAATCGCAATTTAAATTATATCAGTGGGCCACAGTGGTTATCTGAAAACGTATTAAAGCAAAGATGGGTAATAGCTGCATCAGGCACCCATGGCAAGACGTCGACCGCCAGCATGATAGCGTGGGTACTCGAGTATGCAGGATTGCAACCTGGCTTTCTAATCGGCGGGGTTCCAGAAAATTTTGGAATTTCAGCTCGTTTAGGTGAATCACCATTTTTTGTTATTGAAGCAGATGAGTACGACAGTGCGTTTTTTGATAAACGTTCTAAGTTTGTGCACTACCATCCTCGTACCTTGGTGTTAAACAATTTAGAGTTCGACCACGCTGATATTTTTGAAAATTTGGCGGCGATACAAAAACAGTTTCATCATTTGATCCGAATATTGCCCGGTAATGGTTTGGCATTAGCACCGGCGAATGATGAAAATATAAAACAGGTTTTAGAACAAGGCTGTTGGACACCCGTTCAATATTTAGGCACGGATTGGCAAGTTGCAAATCAAACCGCTGATGGCAGTGAGTTTGATGTGTTATTGCAGAACAAAACTATTGGCCGGGTAAACTGGTCATTGATAGGGCAACACAATATTCACAACGGGATTATGGCCATTGCAGCGGCCCGTCATGCTGGCGTAAAGCCTGAATTGGCGATTGAAGCTTTGGCACAATTTGTTAATGCGAAAAGACGCATGGAGACCCGTGGTGTGGTAAATGACATTACCATTTATGATGATTTCGCCCACCATCCCACTGCGATTGCAACCACGATCGATGGCTTAAGAAACAAAGTCAAAGAGGCACGTATTTTTGCCGTATTAGAGCCTCGTTCAGCCACCATGAAAATGGGGGTTCATCACAGCACGCTTGCTAATTCGTGGAAAAATGCAGATCAAGTACTACTGTTTCAACCAGACAATTTAGACTGGTCTTTACAGCAACTTACCGCAGAATCAGCTGTGCCGAGCCGAGTTTATGCTAGTGTTGACGACATTATCGAAACACTAATACACGAAGTGGCACCAGGCGATCATATTCTAATAATGAGTAACGGTGGCTTTGGCGGCATTCATTCACGTTTACTGGAACAGTTGGCCCAACATGAAATTTGA
- a CDS encoding thioesterase family protein, translating to MFSEHFKVRFYETDGLAHVSNTVVAGWFECGREPIFKMFTPDLDLQNWPLILASYKIDFHLQIYYGKSVEVRTYVSRVGNSSFDTYQEIWQQDQKVASGTTTLVRFDFESNKSVPIDGAIKSQLEEHLYPQQEA from the coding sequence ATGTTTAGCGAACACTTTAAAGTCAGGTTTTATGAAACAGATGGTTTGGCTCACGTCAGTAACACTGTTGTTGCCGGCTGGTTTGAATGCGGCAGAGAGCCGATCTTCAAAATGTTTACGCCAGATCTAGATTTGCAGAATTGGCCATTGATTTTAGCCAGTTACAAAATCGACTTTCATTTGCAGATATATTACGGCAAATCAGTAGAAGTACGCACTTACGTAAGCCGAGTGGGCAATAGTTCATTCGATACTTATCAGGAAATTTGGCAACAAGATCAGAAAGTCGCCTCAGGTACTACAACCTTAGTGCGGTTCGATTTTGAAAGCAATAAATCGGTACCAATTGACGGCGCAATCAAATCCCAACTTGAAGAACATTTGTATCCCCAGCAGGAAGCTTAA
- a CDS encoding class 1 fructose-bisphosphatase — MKRLNSQLQEDGAPMELILLIRTLLAGCKEISFRVSQGALAGVLGSLLSENVQGETQKKLDVISNQILKDILKESGYVKAISSEEEDDVVGCHPEGKYLVSFDPLDGSSNTDINSLIGTIFSITHAPQWMDPDDPSAFLQPGTQIVAAGYVLYGPSTMLAMSTGRGTHIYTLDKTHGGFLLTEANVEVPEQTKEFSINSSNQRHWEEPMQNYINDLIAGDEGPRGKNFNMRWVGAMVGDIHRILSRGGLFAYPFDKRNPKIPGKLRLLYEANPMSFLIEQAGGAATTGDRRILEVMPEEIHQRVPVIMGSKEEVETCITYYSK; from the coding sequence ATGAAACGACTCAATTCACAATTGCAAGAAGACGGCGCTCCAATGGAGCTAATATTGTTGATCCGCACATTATTAGCAGGTTGCAAGGAAATTTCTTTTAGGGTTAGTCAGGGCGCACTAGCGGGAGTGTTGGGCTCTTTGTTAAGTGAAAACGTTCAAGGCGAAACGCAAAAGAAACTGGACGTTATTTCTAACCAAATCTTAAAAGATATCTTAAAAGAGTCGGGTTATGTAAAAGCAATTTCTTCCGAGGAAGAAGATGACGTTGTAGGGTGCCACCCTGAAGGTAAGTATTTGGTCAGTTTTGATCCTCTTGATGGTTCATCAAATACAGATATCAATAGTTTGATAGGTACAATTTTCTCAATTACCCATGCACCACAATGGATGGACCCAGATGATCCTTCTGCTTTCTTGCAACCTGGAACGCAGATTGTGGCTGCTGGATATGTGCTTTACGGCCCGTCTACCATGTTGGCAATGAGCACTGGTCGCGGTACTCACATTTATACTCTGGATAAAACCCACGGAGGCTTCCTATTAACAGAAGCTAACGTAGAGGTACCTGAGCAAACTAAAGAGTTTTCCATTAATAGTTCTAACCAGCGTCACTGGGAAGAACCTATGCAAAATTATATTAACGACTTGATTGCTGGTGATGAAGGCCCTAGAGGTAAAAACTTCAATATGCGTTGGGTTGGCGCAATGGTTGGTGATATTCACCGTATCCTTTCTCGTGGTGGCCTTTTTGCTTATCCATTTGATAAACGTAATCCAAAAATACCGGGAAAATTGCGTTTATTATATGAAGCAAATCCCATGTCATTTCTAATTGAACAGGCCGGTGGTGCTGCCACAACAGGTGACAGACGAATCTTGGAAGTTATGCCAGAAGAAATTCACCAACGTGTTCCAGTTATTATGGGCTCTAAAGAAGAAGTGGAAACTTGTATTACCTATTACTCAAAATAA
- a CDS encoding 2OG-Fe(II) oxygenase: MTDFIEVIDDVLPQKLCRGFIQRFENSKNIQPGRTGGGVDTDKKLSKDVSIVQHPEFQPEYQAMLPLLSQQLMNYFEKHFFALIGPIGLTVQDPSSGQPVKLTQENFETVGKPNLQNLVQYLFRIGDINAQKYQKNKGGYPYWHSEVYPQAGNNDALHRILLFMFYLNDVDEGGTTDFYYQNRSVQPKAGRMVIAPAYFTHTHRGSVPVSNDKYILTSWVLFNPAERIYTA, from the coding sequence GTGACAGATTTTATTGAAGTAATTGATGATGTATTGCCGCAGAAGTTGTGCCGCGGATTCATCCAGCGTTTCGAAAACAGCAAAAATATTCAGCCAGGTCGCACTGGCGGCGGTGTTGATACTGATAAAAAGCTCAGTAAAGATGTATCGATAGTACAACATCCTGAATTTCAGCCTGAATATCAAGCGATGCTGCCATTGTTATCTCAGCAATTAATGAATTACTTTGAAAAACATTTTTTTGCACTGATCGGCCCAATTGGTTTAACGGTGCAAGATCCCAGCAGCGGCCAACCAGTAAAGTTAACCCAAGAAAATTTCGAAACAGTGGGTAAACCGAACTTACAAAACTTGGTGCAATACCTATTTCGAATTGGTGACATCAACGCACAAAAATACCAAAAGAACAAAGGTGGATATCCATACTGGCACTCAGAAGTTTATCCACAAGCTGGTAATAATGACGCCCTGCATCGTATCTTATTGTTTATGTTTTATCTAAATGATGTGGATGAAGGCGGCACCACGGATTTTTATTATCAAAATAGATCTGTACAACCCAAAGCCGGTAGAATGGTGATTGCTCCTGCTTATTTTACCCATACCCATAGAGGCTCAGTGCCTGTTTCCAACGATAAATACATTCTCACCTCTTGGGTGTTATTTAATCCGGCAGAGCGCATCTACACGGCTTAA
- the lysA gene encoding diaminopimelate decarboxylase, with the protein MDYFQYQDSTLHAEDVPVQQIAEQFGTPCYVYSRATIERHWHAFDKAAGKHAHLICYAVKANSNLGVLSVMAKLGSGFDIVSSGELSRVIEAGGDPTKVVFSGVGKTEQEIEFALSKNILCFNVESAPELERINKVASKLNVVAPISIRVNPDVDAKTHPYISTGLKANKFGIPRENAVAIYKLAASYEHLEIKGMDCHIGSQLTDIVPFVDALDRLLLLIDELAELGITISHLDVGGGLGVAYKDETPPHPDQYVEALMTRMQQRPELKLIFEPGRAIMANAGILITKVEFIKQGEEKNFAIVDAAMNDLIRPALYSAWQNIIPAELSTGKPKAIYDIVGPICETGDFIGKDRELEIAPNDLLVVRSAGAYGFVMASNYNSRCRPAEIIVDKNQLHLAREREVLSDLWKGEHVIS; encoded by the coding sequence TTGGATTATTTTCAGTATCAAGACTCTACCCTTCACGCCGAAGATGTGCCGGTTCAACAGATTGCAGAGCAGTTTGGGACACCTTGTTATGTTTATTCCAGAGCAACAATAGAGCGTCACTGGCATGCTTTTGACAAAGCTGCAGGTAAGCATGCTCACCTGATTTGTTACGCGGTGAAAGCAAATTCCAATTTAGGTGTGCTTTCGGTCATGGCGAAGCTAGGCTCTGGTTTTGATATCGTCTCAAGCGGTGAATTATCTCGCGTAATTGAAGCCGGTGGTGATCCAACTAAAGTGGTATTTTCTGGAGTCGGTAAAACCGAACAAGAAATTGAATTTGCTCTGTCTAAAAACATTTTATGTTTTAACGTTGAGTCTGCTCCTGAATTAGAGCGGATCAATAAAGTTGCATCTAAACTCAATGTAGTCGCGCCAATTTCTATTCGCGTAAATCCCGATGTGGATGCTAAAACGCACCCCTATATTTCAACAGGGCTCAAAGCCAACAAATTTGGTATACCACGAGAAAACGCGGTTGCCATTTATAAGCTTGCCGCTAGCTATGAGCATTTAGAAATTAAAGGCATGGACTGTCATATTGGCTCACAACTCACCGATATAGTGCCATTCGTAGATGCACTAGACAGATTGTTATTACTGATTGATGAGCTGGCCGAACTGGGTATCACCATCAGTCACCTCGATGTCGGCGGTGGTTTAGGCGTGGCGTATAAAGATGAAACGCCGCCCCATCCCGATCAGTACGTTGAAGCACTTATGACGCGCATGCAGCAGCGCCCAGAGCTTAAGCTAATATTTGAACCTGGACGTGCGATTATGGCAAACGCAGGTATTCTCATCACCAAAGTAGAATTTATTAAACAAGGGGAAGAGAAAAACTTCGCCATAGTAGATGCCGCAATGAATGATTTAATTCGTCCAGCACTTTATTCAGCTTGGCAAAACATCATTCCTGCGGAACTGAGTACAGGCAAGCCTAAGGCAATCTATGACATCGTTGGTCCAATTTGCGAAACCGGAGATTTCATTGGTAAAGACCGAGAGCTGGAAATTGCTCCTAACGACTTGTTGGTTGTGCGCAGTGCAGGTGCTTACGGTTTTGTGATGGCGTCAAATTACAACAGCCGTTGTCGTCCAGCTGAAATAATTGTTGATAAAAACCAATTACATTTAGCACGTGAACGAGAAGTGTTATCTGACCTGTGGAAGGGTGAACACGTTATTTCGTAG
- a CDS encoding MFS transporter, which produces MKLNSIRNNPQLLLLAMAFVMPLVFSVWNALLNNFVVEKAQFTGAEIGMLQSLREVPGFLAFTAVFLLLVIKEQTLAMLSLAAMCVGVAMTGFFPFEIGLYCTTVIMSVGFHYFETMNQSLTLQWLGKEKTAHFMGQQLAVKSFASLFAYGSIWLLMDYVGISYQTMYMLAGGLGLVIVLFLWAFFAQFKQPSIQHKHMFLRKRYWLYYCLTFFSGARRQIFMVFASFMMVEKFGYSVGEISLLFIINYVFNLLFASKIGRWIAKVGERKALTVEYIGLIVIFVSYALVTSSQWAAALYVIDHLFFAMAIAMKTYFQKIADPRDIASTAGVSFTINHIAAVVIPALLGIVWLTSPTLVFFIGASFAVCSLLLALNIPDAPDAGNEVRKNPFCWANHPYQAPDISAASAISEESANIKPTI; this is translated from the coding sequence ATGAAGCTCAATTCGATTCGAAATAATCCTCAATTACTATTGTTGGCGATGGCGTTTGTTATGCCTTTAGTATTTTCGGTGTGGAATGCTCTTCTGAATAATTTTGTGGTTGAAAAAGCCCAGTTTACAGGTGCCGAAATTGGCATGCTACAAAGCTTGCGAGAAGTACCGGGGTTTCTGGCCTTTACCGCCGTGTTTTTATTGTTAGTAATTAAAGAACAAACTTTGGCAATGCTTTCACTCGCAGCTATGTGTGTCGGTGTCGCAATGACAGGCTTTTTTCCCTTTGAGATAGGTTTGTATTGCACCACGGTGATCATGTCAGTTGGCTTCCATTATTTTGAAACCATGAACCAATCGCTGACGTTGCAGTGGCTTGGAAAAGAAAAAACTGCGCATTTTATGGGGCAACAATTAGCTGTTAAAAGCTTCGCATCATTGTTTGCTTACGGCAGTATTTGGTTGTTAATGGATTACGTGGGTATAAGCTATCAAACCATGTACATGCTAGCTGGTGGATTAGGTTTAGTCATTGTTCTGTTTCTATGGGCTTTCTTCGCACAGTTTAAGCAACCTTCTATACAACACAAACATATGTTTCTGCGCAAACGCTACTGGTTATATTATTGTTTAACCTTCTTTAGCGGTGCTCGTCGACAAATATTCATGGTTTTTGCGTCATTTATGATGGTCGAAAAATTTGGATACAGCGTGGGTGAAATTAGCCTGCTATTTATTATCAATTACGTATTTAACCTGTTGTTTGCCAGTAAAATTGGTCGATGGATTGCGAAAGTAGGGGAGCGCAAGGCTTTAACCGTGGAGTACATTGGCTTAATTGTGATTTTTGTGAGTTACGCCTTAGTGACAAGTTCACAATGGGCCGCTGCTTTGTATGTTATTGATCACCTGTTTTTTGCCATGGCGATAGCCATGAAAACTTATTTTCAAAAGATTGCTGATCCACGGGACATTGCATCCACAGCAGGGGTGAGTTTTACGATTAATCACATTGCGGCTGTGGTTATACCCGCTTTATTAGGTATTGTTTGGCTTACTTCGCCTACTTTAGTATTCTTTATTGGTGCAAGTTTTGCTGTGTGTTCATTGCTGTTGGCATTGAATATTCCAGATGCACCTGATGCAGGAAACGAAGTAAGAAAGAACCCTTTTTGTTGGGCAAATCATCCTTATCAAGCGCCAGACATTTCTGCTGCATCTGCGATATCTGAAGAATCAGCCAACATTAAGCCCACTATCTAA
- the rraA gene encoding ribonuclease E activity regulator RraA: protein MEYNTSELCDLFADSVDVVDPLFVNYGGRLSYGGEITTVKCHEDKGLIDKVLSQPGKGKVLLIDGGGSTRRALIDVNTAQIAIEHDWEGIVCYGSVREVDQLEELDIGIHAVASIPVNAAFEQVGEVDVAVNFGGVTFLPEDHLYADSTGIILSPEPLDIE, encoded by the coding sequence ATGGAATACAACACGTCTGAACTGTGTGATTTATTTGCTGATAGTGTAGATGTTGTCGACCCTTTATTTGTTAATTATGGTGGTAGGCTTTCTTACGGTGGTGAGATTACAACCGTTAAATGCCATGAAGATAAAGGATTGATTGATAAAGTATTGTCTCAACCTGGAAAAGGCAAAGTTTTACTAATTGATGGTGGCGGTTCTACTCGTCGAGCCTTGATTGATGTGAATACGGCTCAAATTGCCATTGAGCACGATTGGGAAGGCATTGTTTGTTACGGCAGCGTGCGTGAAGTCGATCAGCTTGAAGAATTAGATATTGGTATTCATGCCGTCGCGTCTATTCCAGTTAACGCTGCATTTGAACAAGTCGGCGAAGTTGATGTAGCGGTTAATTTTGGTGGTGTCACTTTTTTACCTGAAGATCATCTTTATGCTGATAGCACTGGCATTATTTTATCCCCAGAGCCGCTTGATATAGAATGA
- a CDS encoding phosphatase PAP2 family protein has product MNAFGRADTHIFRWIFGVTAGRDCRIIKYISKSGDGHVYLLLGVLLCVFDPKDGAIFLYTSLLAYALELPIYVILKKLFKRQRPCDLIYNFRSHITPSDKFSLPSGHTAAAFLMASLLAHFYPSVAVLVYIWASLIGLSRVMLGVHYPSDIVAGAFLGITISMLSLSILV; this is encoded by the coding sequence ATGAATGCATTTGGCAGAGCTGATACACATATATTCCGTTGGATTTTCGGTGTAACCGCCGGTCGCGATTGCCGAATAATTAAATACATCTCAAAAAGTGGCGACGGGCACGTTTATTTGCTGTTAGGCGTGCTGTTGTGCGTTTTCGACCCCAAAGATGGGGCGATATTCCTTTACACCTCATTATTAGCCTACGCTTTAGAATTACCCATATATGTGATTTTAAAAAAATTGTTTAAGCGTCAAAGGCCTTGCGATTTAATCTACAATTTTCGCTCTCACATTACTCCTTCGGATAAATTCAGCTTACCCTCAGGCCATACCGCAGCTGCTTTTTTGATGGCATCGCTATTGGCTCACTTCTATCCCAGCGTAGCTGTTTTAGTTTATATTTGGGCAAGCTTAATTGGATTATCCAGAGTCATGCTGGGTGTCCATTATCCTAGTGACATTGTTGCCGGTGCGTTTTTAGGTATCACTATTTCAATGTTAAGTCTTTCTATCCTTGTATAA